CGTTCACTTCGAAGGTGAACGGCCAGTACACCGTCGTCCCGGCCGCGCAGCTGAAACACCTGTCCTCTTTGGATGGTTACCGGATCGGCCCGGCGCCGGCCAGCGTCCAGCAGCCGCACTACCCGCAGGGCCTGCTGGACGTGAAGGCCGTCGACCACGCCGGGAAACCAGCAGCCGCGGCGGAGATCCTCGTGGTCAACGCCGACGACCCGGCCCGCGCCACCTGGGACGGGCTGCTCGTCGGCGGCGAAGCGAAGATCCAGATTCCAGCTGGGCATTACGGCGTGGCGGTCGCGGTGTTCAACACCGACGACCACGACCAGCCGACCGACACCGAACTGCTCAGCCAGACCGAAGTCACCGTCCCGGCCACCGGTGCCACCGTCTCGCTCGACGGGCGCAAGGCGAACCGTGCCACCCTGGCCACTCCCCTGCCCAGCGACCCGGGCGCGATAGTCGTCGGCTGGGAACGCGGCAGCACCGCGAAGGTCAATTCGCTGGACATCGGCGCGCTCGGCGCCGTCCCGCTCTACGTCGGCGCCGCCGGCAAAGCGGCTACCGGCAAGTTTTCCTTCTCAGTCAGCGCCCGCTCGGTTTCCCCGGCGAACGCGGCCAAGCCGTACCGCTACTTCTTCGGCCTGCCCAAGACCGACCAGATCCCCGCTTCGCAGGCGTACCGGATAGACGCCGCGAAAATGTCCACAGTGGACATCAACTACCCGACCGACCAGCCGGCCCAGCACCTGATCGGCTGGGACGAGTGGACCATCCCGGACGAGAGCGCGGCCAACCAGCAGCCGCCGGACCTGCCCTACCTCGAATGGAACGCGCCCGCCTCGGACCGGCTGTACACGAACGTCCCGGCCAAGCAGGGCTATCTGGGCCAGCTGCGCCCCGAACTCGGCGACGGCCAGCTCGACGGACAGCTCGCCCGCGCCTTCCAGCCCGCCGCCGGACTGCACACCACGGTGAACTGGCGCACCGGGATCATCGCGCCCGCCCCGCTGACCTACGACGGTTCCTGCTACCTCTGCCGGACCGGCGACACGCTGCAGGAGTCCGGTGCCATGGACGCCGACTACGGCGGCGGCATCGGCCAGTGGAGCGACGGCACCGCCACTCTCGCCGAGGACGGCAAACAGATCTACACCGGCAGCATCCTCGGTGCCGCCTTCGACCAGAAGGCCGCGGCGGGCAAGCACCGCTACGTGTACACAATGGATGGAACACACGACGATTCGCGCACCGCGCTGTCCGACCATTCCGTGATCGCCTGGGGCTTCGACTCGGCGACCACCGCCAAGCCGGCTCCGGTCGGCCTGCTGTGGGCGAGCGCCGAATTCGGCGCGGACAAGCACGATTCCCTCGCCCCCGGCGCGGCCGCGATGACCATCGACTTCCACCGCACCGACGGCGTCGCCAACGTCGCCAAGGCCACCGCACAGGTCTCCTTCGACAGCGGCAAGACCTGGCAGGATACCGCGGTCACCCGGCCGACCTCGCAGCGCGCGCGGGCCGCGTTCACCATCCCGGCCGGTGCCAAGCCCGGTTACCTCTCGGTGCGGTTCCACGGCCAGGACGCTGCCGGTTCCACTGTGGACGAAACTGTCGACAAGGCGGTTTTGGTCAACGCCCCCAACGGGCTCGCCACCAGTGCGACGTCCATTCCGGACGCCCCGGCGGGAACGAAGGAAGCCTGCCCGGCCGCCGCTGCCGGACAGGTCCGCTGCTACGTCCTGAAGCCGGCGCAGTCCAGCGCCGCACCGAAGGGCCTGGCCCGCGCCGACTTCCTGTCCGCGTACAAGCTGCCGGCCACCGGCGGCAACGGCCGCACCGTCGCCATCGTGGACGCCTTCGACGACCCGACCGCCGAAGCCGACCTGGCCGTCTATCGCACGGCCTACGGCCTGCCGGCGTGCACGACCGCCAACGGCTGCTTCAAGAAGGTGAACGGACAGGGCAAGCCGGCTCCGCTGCCGCCGGCTGACGACGGCTGGAGCTCAGAGATCTCCCTCGACCTCGACATGGTTTCCGCGGTCTGCCCGGACTGCAAGATCGAACTGGTCGAAGCCGGCGATGCCAGCACCGGCGCGATGGCGGCCGCGGAGAAGACCGCCACCAGCTCCGGCGCCGTCGCGGTGTCGAACAGCTGGGGCGGCGACGAAACCGGCGCGAACCTGCCCTACACCGCGGCGTTCAGCCATCCCGGCGTCGCGGTCACCGCGTCCACCGGCGACCGCGGCTACCGGCAGGCCAGCTGGCCCGCGACGCTGTCCGGCGTGATCGCCGTCGGCGGCACCTCGCTGACCAAGTCGGCCAGCGGTCGCGGCTGGACCGAGTCCGCTTGGGGCGGCAGTGGCTCGGGCTGTTCGGCCTACACGGCCAAACCGGCGTGGCAAAAGGACCCGCACTGCAGCGGCCGGACGTTCGCGGACATCTCCGCGGTAGCCGACCCGGCGACCGGGGTCGCGGTCTACGACCGGGACGGCTGGGGCACCGCGGGCGGAACCAGCGCGTCGGCACCGCTCATCGCCGCGATGATCGCGCTGGCGGGCAACTCCTCGGCGCTGCCGAGCGCCCAGTACATCTACGCGCACGCCTCGTCGCTCAACGACGTCACCACCGGCAGCAACGCCCGCTGGAACTGCGGCGGCGACTACCTGTGCACCGCCGGCAAGGGCTACGACGCACCGACCGGCCTGGGCACGCCGAACGGCCTCGGCGCGCTGTGACCCGCTGCTGCCCGGGCGATCCTCAAGTCGCCCGGGCGGCGGCCGGCAGCAGCGCAGCCGTCACCGCGGCAAGCTGGGGATGACCTGGTCAATCAATCGTTTCGCGACCGGGCAGGAGTCTTCGTTGCGCACGGACCGGTCGAGGTACCAGATGCGCACCGCCGCAGCGGCGCCGGGGATCTGGACCTGATAACGGCATCCGCCGCCGGCTTTCGTGGTGTCTTTCCGGACTTCGTGCCCGCTCCGGGTGCTCGATTCGCTGTGCCCGCTCCAGTCCTCCGTCTCGCCCAGCTCCAGAGTCGCGGCCAGGTTGCCTCCGGTCAGCTTGCCGGACGGCGGGTTCCACTCGGTGCGGCAGCCGCCGACACCTCCGGTCGCCCCGGCCGGGGCGGATTCCGTCAGCTGGTACTCGCTTCGCTGCGGGTCGATCGGCGTGCCCCGCGCGACAGTCGCCAGCAACGCGCAGGCGTTCGTTTTCGCGAACGTCTCCGCCGGGCCGGCACCGCTGCATCCCGCTGCCGAGACCGCGACGGCCAGCCCGAGCACGAGCCGCTTAGTCATCGCCATGGAACCCTCGCCACGCGTCCTCGTTCGCTGTCGGATAGCTCCCGGCCACCGCCGCGCGGCGCCCGTCGTGCCTCCATGGCGCGCATAGTACGCAGTAAAATGGGATATTGCCCACGAAACCAGGTATTAAGCAGTAAACAGGCATGTCACCCACCCGTGCGCACGGCTCGGCGACGCCTTCCGAGCTAGCATCGCGGCGTGACTTACGTTGCCGCTGATGCCCGATACGACTCGATGTCCTACCGCCGCTGCGGGCGCAGCGGCCTGAAGCTGCCCGCGATCTCGCTGGGGTTGTGGCACAACTTCGGGGACGACCGCCCGCTCTCCGTTCAGCGCGACATCGTGCGCCGGGCGTTCGATCTCGGGATCACCCATTTCGATCTGGCCAACAACTACGGCCCGCCCTACGGCAGCGCCGAGTCGAACTTCGGGCGGATGCTGGCCGGGGACCTCCGGCCGTACCGGGACGAGCTGATCATTTCCACCAAGGCCGGGTACGACATGTGGCCCGGGCCGTACGGGGAATGGGGGTCGCGGAAGTACCTGCTGGCCAGCCTCGACCAGTCGCTGGGCCGGATGGGGCTGGACTACGTCGACATCTTCTACTCGCACCGGTTCGATCCGGAGACGCCGCTGGAGGAGACCGTCGGGGCGCTCGACCGGGCGGTTCGTTCCGGCAAGGCGCTGTACGTCGGCATCTCGTCGTACAACTCCGCCCGCACCGCCGAAGCCGCGCGGCTGCTGCGCGAGCTGGGCACCCCGCTGCTCATCCACCAGCCGTCCTACTCGATGTTCAACCGCTGGACCGAATCGGACGATTTGCTGGGCACCCTGGAACAGGCCGGTGCCGGCTGCATCGCCTTCTCGCCGCTGGCCCAGGGCCTGCTGACCAACCGGTACCTGGACGGTGTCCCGGCGGATTCCCGTGCCGCGCAAGGAAAGTCGCTGGACCCGGGCTCGATCACCGACGAGAAGGTGGGCAAGATCCGCGCGCTGGCCGAGATCGCTGCCCGCCGCGAGCAGACCCTGGCGCAGCTGGCCCTGGCCTGGGCACTGCGCGACCCGCGCATGACGTCCCTGGTGATCGGCGCCAGCAGCGTGCGGCAGCTGGAAGACAACGTCGCCGCCCTGAACAACCTGGACTTCACCGCCGAAGAACTGGCCGAGATCGACCGCTACGCCACCGAAGAGGACATCAACCTCTGGAAGCGTTCCACCGACGCCTGACCCAGTCCGTGAAGGGCCCTTTGCCGGACTCCCATTCCGGCAAAGGGCCCCTCACGGATCCCCATTCCCCCAAGGGACCCTTCACGGACCCCCATTCCCTCAAGGGACCCTTCACGGACCCCCATTCCCTCAAGCGGCCCCTCACGGACCCCTACTCCCTCAGGGGGCCCTTCACGGACCCCCATTCCCTCAAGCGGCCCCTCACGGACCCCCATTCCCTCAAGGGGCCCTTCCCAGCGTTGAACCCGGCTCGGTGTGCCCGCCGGGCCACTGCTCAGCCGCGCTCGGAACGGACCACCTCGGCCGCCCACTCCGCCCACTCCCGCTCCATCGCGGCGTACCTCTTCCCCCACTCCAGCGCCAGCCGCCCGAACACCGACGCGTCGCTGTCGTCCCAGTCCACCGCCTGCTCCACCCGAGCCAGCTCTTCCCCCAGTCCCCGGGCGGACTCGGCGTTGGCCGTCAGAAAGCCCCGAGCCTGCTCCGGTGAAACCTCCCCCAGGAAGTACACCCGCAGCAGCATCTCGTTCCGCCGTGGCGCGACCGGGCGCTCCTCCAGCAGCCAGCTGCGCAGCACCTCCCGCCCCGAGGGCGTGATCGCGTACTCCTTCCGCCCGCGCGGCCCCTCCGCGGCCACCTCGATCAACGAGGACTTCTCCAGCTTCCCCAGCTCTCCGTACAACTGGCTCTGGGTGGCCGTCCACACCAGCCCCATCGCCGACTCGAACCTCTTGAGCAGGTCGTAACCGCTGCCCGGGGATTCGGCCAGCAGCCCGAGCACCGCGTGTCGCAACGTCATGCACTCACTCTACCTTCCAGCATTGACATGTCTAGCTCACACCTTCTAACGTAGACATGTCACTACAGGAATATGAGGGGAACCGATGAACTACCTGAAGAGCTTCCTTCCGTGGATCGCCTTCGCGATCGTCTCGACCTTGACCGAGTGGCGCTGGTCGGCACTGATCGGCCTGGCCCTCGCAGCCAGCGTCCTCCTGCTGGAACGCCGCTGCGGCAAGGCATGGGACACGCTCTTCATCGAAGTCTCCGCCGTTTCCTTCTTCGCATTGCTCGCCATCTGGTCCTTCGCCGACCCGACGTCGCCGGCCAAGGACTATGTCGGCGCGCTCACCGATCTCTGGCTCGCCCTGACCTCGTGGGGCTCGATCGCCGTCAGGCGCCCCTTCACTCTCGGCATCGCGAAGACGATGGTGCCGCCGGAGATCGCCGCGACCGCGGTGTTCCGCAAGGTCAACGTCGTCATCACCGCCGTCTGGGCGGCCAGCTTCACCGTCGCCGGGATGGCCGAAGCCCTGCTGTTCCATTTCGCGCCGCACGCGACCGTCGCGCTCGTCGTGCTGAAGGTGCTCGGCTTCGCCGTCCCGATCTCGTTCACCATCCGGTACCCCCGCGTGGTGCGGGCCCGCGCCCAGCAAACCGCCTGACCCCACGGCCACCATGGACCGGCTAGACGCTCGCGCCCGGCGCACGACGAACCGACCGCCCGCGACCTGTCCGTCACCGGCACGGTGCCGCCCGAACTGACCGGCCGGTCCGGGCCCCCGAATCTCTTCCACCGTGCGCGACCGGCCAGACCGGACCTGTCACCGCGGCCGGGCCTTCGCTTCCAGGCGACCGCGAACCCGCGTGCCGTCCCCGTGTTCCGCTGGCCGAGGACGTATCGTCGGCGCACGACCTCCGCCTGCCCCGGGCCGGAAGAAAAGAAACTTTCCTGCCAAAGCGGGGCGTATCCGGTTACCGTGGCAGGAAGGAAGTCCGAACGGGAAGGAAACTCAGCACGTGGCAGGGGCGGCTACACCACCGGTCGGCACCCCGGCCGGGATGCGCAGGATCAACCAGCGGGCAGTGCTCGATCTGCTGCGCCGCGGCGGTGCCGCGACCCGGCCGCAGGTGGCCAAGGACACCGGGCTGTCGAAGCCGACGGTGAGCCAGGCGCTGCTGGCGCTGGAGGCGGCGGGCCTGGCCAGGGCAACCGGCCACACCTCGACCGGCACCGGCCGCTCGGCGGTGCTCTACGAGGCGGACCCGACCGCCGGTTACGTGCTGGGCCTGGACATCGGCCGCGAGCACATCCGGGTCGCGGTCGCCGATCTCGGCCGCACCGTGGTCGCCCGTCGCGACGTGCGCAACACCGCCCGGTCCGGCAGCGCGCTGATCGCCGCGCTCGGCAGGCTGGCGGACGAAATCGTCGCCGAAGCCGGTCTGACGAAGGACGACATCGTTGTCCGCGTGCTCGGCTCCCCCGGTGTCGCGGACCCGGTGAAACGCTGTTTCCGGCACGCGCCGAACCTGCCCGGCTGGGGCAGGCCGGGTCTGCTCGACGACCTGGAACAGGTGCTCGGGCCGGACCTGGTCGTGGAGAACGACGCGAACCTCACGGCGGTCGGCGAATGGGAAAGCGGGGCCGCCCGCGGCGCGTCGGTGGTCGGCTGCATCACCATCGGCACCGGCGTCGGCATGGGCGTGATGGTGGACGGCCGGGTGTTTCGCGGCGCGACCGGCGCGGCGGGCGAAATCGGCTACCTGCCCTACGGCCGCACCCGGGTCGCCGACGAGCCCGGCGAACCGCCGGCGCGCGGGCACCTGGAGGAAGCGACCGCCGCCCAGTCCGTGGTGCGCGGCGCGCGGGAACTCGGCCTGGGCACCGCGCGGTCGGCACGCGAAGTCTTCCGGCTCGCCCGCGAGGGCGACGAGCTGGCTCAGCGCGTCGTGGCCGAGGAAGCCGACCGGCTGGCCTACACGGTCGCGTCCGTCGCCGCGGTGATCGACCCCGAGCTGATCGTGCTCGGCGGCGGCGTCGGCACCGCGGCGGACTTGCTGCTGGAGCCGATCGACCGGGCGCTGCGCTCGTTCACTCCGCTCACCACCACTGTCGTGCAAGGAGAACTCGGCGACGACGGCGTGCTCACCGGCGCGATCAGCGTCGGGCTGCGGGCCGCCGAACGGCTCGTCTTCGAACGCCGGGTCGGCGCCGCTTGACCAGCCGGGAAGGGAACATTCAGGGACTCGGAGTCCTTGACTGTTCCCTTCCCGGCCAGCCGCGACAGCCGCGAAGGTCGGCGTCAGCAGGTACCTTGCAGGCATGATCGGACTGCCCGACACCATCACCGCCTGCCTGTTCGACCTCGACGGCGTGCTGACCGGGACGGCCGTGCTCCACCGCGAAGCGTGGAAACGGACGTTCGACGAGTTTCTGCGCAGCCGGGACGGCGACGGTTTCCAGGAGTTCACCGACAACGACTACGCGGCCTACGTCGACGGCCGCCCGCGCGCCGACGGCGTGCGGGAATTCCTTCGCTCGCGCGGGATCGAACTGCCCGAGGGCACTCCGGACGACGCCGTCGACGCGCCGACGGTCAACGGCGTCGGCAACCGCAAGAACGAACTGTTGCTGAAGATCATCGACGAGCACGGCGTGGATCCCTATCCGGGATCCGTGCGTTATCTGGAAGAAGCGCGGCGCCGCGGGCTGCGGATCGCCGTGGTGACGTCGTCCGCGAACGGCGCGAAGGTGCTGGACGCGGCGGACCTGTCGCGATTCGTGCAAGCGCGAGTGGACGGTCTGGTGATCCGCCGCGACGGCCTGAAAGGCAAGCCGGCGCCCGATTCGTTCCTCGCCGGAGCGAAGGAACTCGGGGTGGCGCCGGAGCAGGCGGCGGTGTTCGAGGACGCGCAGTCCGGCGTCCAGGCGGGCAAAGCGGGCGGCTTCGGCTACGTCGTCGGCGTCAACCGGCAGAACCAGGCCGCCGAACTGCGCGCGCACGGCGCCGACATCGTGGTCGACGACCTCGCCGAACTGCTGGAGGCCAAGTGACGGAACACGGTTACGAATGCGCGCCGTGGGAGCTGCGCTGGCGCGGGCTGGACGTGGATGCGTTGCAGCGCACCGAATCCGCGTTCGCGGTGTCCAACGGCCACATCGGCCTGCGCGGGACATTGGAGGAGGGTGAGCCGCGCGGGCTGCCCGGCACCTACCTCAACGGGTTCTACGAGCAGCACGAACTGCCCTACGCCGAGGGCGGTTACGGCTACCCGGAGGAAGGCCAGACCGTCGTCAACGTGACCGACGGCAAGATCATCCGGCTGCTGGTCGAGGACGAGCCGCTGGACATGCGCTACGGCATCGCGACCGCGCACGACCGGGTGCTGGACTTCCGCAAAGGCACGCTGCGCCGGGTCACCGAGTGGTCCTCCCCCACCGGACGGCGCGTGCGGGTGACCACCGAACGGCTGGTTTCGTTCACCCAGCGCGCGGTCGCCGCGATCCGGTACGAGGTCGAGCCGCTGGACGAGGACCTGCAGCTGGTCGTGCAGTCGGATCTGCTGGCGAACGAGCCGATCGAGTCCGACACCCGCGACCCGCGAGTGGCCGCCGCGCTGCACGCGCCGCTGGTCGGCGAGTTCAGCCAGGCCTCGGGCTACCAGGCCGTGCTGGTGCACCAGACCCGGATGTCCGGCCTGCGGATCGCCGCCGCGATGGACCACAAGATCGAGGTGGACGACGGGCTGCGCACCCGCATCCACGCCGAGGAGGACCTGGCCCGGCTCACCGCCGCGGTCGACGTGCCGAAGGGCGGCCGGCTGCGGCTGACCAAGTTCCTCGCCTACGGCTGGTCCGCGCAGCGGTCCGCGCCAGCGCTGCGAGCCCAGGTGGAGGCAGCACTCGCCGGCGCCCGCCAGACCGGCTGGAAGGGGCTGGCCGCCGAGCAGCGGCAGTTCCTGGACGACTTCTGGGCCACCTCGGACATCGAAATCGAGGGCGACCCCGAACTGCAGCAGGCAGTCCGGTTCGCGCTGTTTCACCTCCTGCAGGCCGGGGCCCGCGGCGAGACGCGCGCGATCGCCGGCAAGGGCCTCACCGGCCCCGGCTACGACGGGCACGCGTTCTGGGACACCGAAACGTTCGTGCTGCCCGTGCTGACCTACACGATGCCGGACGCCGCCCGCGACGCGCTGGTCTGGCGACACTCCACAATGGACAAAGCGCGCGACCGCGCCACCCAGCTGGGCTTGCACGGCGCGGCTTTCCCGTGGCGGTCGATCACCGGCGCGGAATGCTCGGCGTACTGGCCGGCCGGCACGGCGGCGTTCCACGTGAGCGCCGACATCGCCGACGCAGTGGTGCGCTACGTGAACGCGACCGGCGACGAGCAGTTCGAACGCGCCTGCGGCGCCGAGCTGCTGCTGGAAACCGCGCGGCTGTGGGCGTCGCTCGGGCATTTCGACCACCACGGCCACTTCCGCATCGACGGCGTGACCGGGCCGGACGAGTACTCGGCGGTCGCGGACAACAACGTCTACACGAACCTGATGGCCCGCAAGAACCTGCTGGCCGCGGCGGACGCCTGCGAGCGGCACCCGGAGGTCGCCCGCGAGTTCGGAGCGGACGCCCCGGAGATCGATTCCTGGCGCGCCGCGGCGGAGGCCATGGCGCTGCCCTACGACCAGGAACTGGGCGTGCACCCGCAGTCGGAAGGGTTCCTGCAGCACGCCGAGTGGGATTTCGCCGGCACCGAGGACGACTCCTATCCGCTGCTGCTGAACTACCCGTACTTCGACCTGTACCGCAAACAGGTCGTGAAGCAGGCCGACCTGGTGCTGGCGCTGCACCTGTGCGGGGATTCGTTCAGCCCGGAAGAAAAGGCGCGCGACTTCGCCTACTACGAAGCGCGGACAGTCCGGGATTCGTCGCTGTCGGCCGGCACGCAGGCGGTGATCGCCGCCGAGGTCGGGCACCTGCAACTCGCCTACGACTATCTCGCCGAGGCAGCGCTGACCGACCTGCACGACGTGCACAACAACGTGCGCAACGGCCTGCACATGGCCTCGCTGGCCGGGGCCTGGCAAGCCACCGTGGCCGGCTTCGGCGGTCTGCGCGACCACGGCGGACAACTGTCGTTCGCCCCGCGCCTCGCCGCGGAACTGGGCAGCCTCACGTTCCGCCTGGCATTCCGCGGCACCCGGTTCCAGGTCTCGATCCGCCCCGACGCGGCCACCTACCAGGTGCTCAGCGGGCCGCACCTGGACCTCGTCCACCACGGCGAGCGGTTCACCGTCACCGAGCAGCCGGTGGAGCTGACCATCCCGAAGATCGACCCGGGTCCGGCACCGGTCCAGCCGTTCGGGCGTGCTCCGGCCCGCCGGGACCCGGCGAAGGCGCGGCAGTTCCGCAGCGAATGAACGCGCCGCGGTCGCGCTGAAGACCTCAGCGCGACCGCGGCGCGGACTTCTCAGCAGAGTTCGGCGCGTGCCGACTGGACTTTGAGGCCGGTTCCGAGCACCCGGGTCTCGCTGCAGTACTTCCCGTGTCCTTCGCAGACACCGTCCACCGTCACGGTGCCGGTGACGAAGCCTTCGAAGAAGCGCCCGCCTGCTTGCGGATCCAGACCGGCCACATCTTTGTCGATCACTACTTGGAGCCGGACCAATCCGCCGGTTTTTCACTCATTCAGCGAGTTAACGGACATTCCTGCCGAATGGCCGGGCAAGGTACTCCGGCTCGATCAGGACGTCGGGTCGTCGTCGGTGCCCGGGACCGCGGGAACCTCGTCCGTTCCAGCCGGGCTGAGGTCCTTCCCCGGAATGTTCGCCACCTCGCCGGTCAGCTCGTCCGGATCGGGCAGCTCGGATTTCCGCTTGCCCGGGAACGGTGTCTCGTCCTCGTCCTCGGAGCGGCGGTGCGGATGGAACTCGCTGCGCGGAGTCATGTCTCCGGCATACCGCGTTCTCCGGCCCGGCACCAGCGTCTTCACGCGGCCGGCCGAGACCACTTCTTCCCGGTCGCGTCGGTGAGCTGGTCGAGCAGT
This sequence is a window from Amycolatopsis benzoatilytica AK 16/65. Protein-coding genes within it:
- a CDS encoding S53 family peptidase encodes the protein MRFVISLTAASLALAVASPPATAPTPAAQTAAPPAARTADQTYGLPSGDHVLVHDGVPHFLPAPGHSPLAFTSKVNGQYTVVPAAQLKHLSSLDGYRIGPAPASVQQPHYPQGLLDVKAVDHAGKPAAAAEILVVNADDPARATWDGLLVGGEAKIQIPAGHYGVAVAVFNTDDHDQPTDTELLSQTEVTVPATGATVSLDGRKANRATLATPLPSDPGAIVVGWERGSTAKVNSLDIGALGAVPLYVGAAGKAATGKFSFSVSARSVSPANAAKPYRYFFGLPKTDQIPASQAYRIDAAKMSTVDINYPTDQPAQHLIGWDEWTIPDESAANQQPPDLPYLEWNAPASDRLYTNVPAKQGYLGQLRPELGDGQLDGQLARAFQPAAGLHTTVNWRTGIIAPAPLTYDGSCYLCRTGDTLQESGAMDADYGGGIGQWSDGTATLAEDGKQIYTGSILGAAFDQKAAAGKHRYVYTMDGTHDDSRTALSDHSVIAWGFDSATTAKPAPVGLLWASAEFGADKHDSLAPGAAAMTIDFHRTDGVANVAKATAQVSFDSGKTWQDTAVTRPTSQRARAAFTIPAGAKPGYLSVRFHGQDAAGSTVDETVDKAVLVNAPNGLATSATSIPDAPAGTKEACPAAAAGQVRCYVLKPAQSSAAPKGLARADFLSAYKLPATGGNGRTVAIVDAFDDPTAEADLAVYRTAYGLPACTTANGCFKKVNGQGKPAPLPPADDGWSSEISLDLDMVSAVCPDCKIELVEAGDASTGAMAAAEKTATSSGAVAVSNSWGGDETGANLPYTAAFSHPGVAVTASTGDRGYRQASWPATLSGVIAVGGTSLTKSASGRGWTESAWGGSGSGCSAYTAKPAWQKDPHCSGRTFADISAVADPATGVAVYDRDGWGTAGGTSASAPLIAAMIALAGNSSALPSAQYIYAHASSLNDVTTGSNARWNCGGDYLCTAGKGYDAPTGLGTPNGLGAL
- the mgrA gene encoding L-glyceraldehyde 3-phosphate reductase produces the protein MTYVAADARYDSMSYRRCGRSGLKLPAISLGLWHNFGDDRPLSVQRDIVRRAFDLGITHFDLANNYGPPYGSAESNFGRMLAGDLRPYRDELIISTKAGYDMWPGPYGEWGSRKYLLASLDQSLGRMGLDYVDIFYSHRFDPETPLEETVGALDRAVRSGKALYVGISSYNSARTAEAARLLRELGTPLLIHQPSYSMFNRWTESDDLLGTLEQAGAGCIAFSPLAQGLLTNRYLDGVPADSRAAQGKSLDPGSITDEKVGKIRALAEIAARREQTLAQLALAWALRDPRMTSLVIGASSVRQLEDNVAALNNLDFTAEELAEIDRYATEEDINLWKRSTDA
- a CDS encoding PadR family transcriptional regulator; this translates as MTLRHAVLGLLAESPGSGYDLLKRFESAMGLVWTATQSQLYGELGKLEKSSLIEVAAEGPRGRKEYAITPSGREVLRSWLLEERPVAPRRNEMLLRVYFLGEVSPEQARGFLTANAESARGLGEELARVEQAVDWDDSDASVFGRLALEWGKRYAAMEREWAEWAAEVVRSERG
- a CDS encoding ROK family transcriptional regulator: MAGAATPPVGTPAGMRRINQRAVLDLLRRGGAATRPQVAKDTGLSKPTVSQALLALEAAGLARATGHTSTGTGRSAVLYEADPTAGYVLGLDIGREHIRVAVADLGRTVVARRDVRNTARSGSALIAALGRLADEIVAEAGLTKDDIVVRVLGSPGVADPVKRCFRHAPNLPGWGRPGLLDDLEQVLGPDLVVENDANLTAVGEWESGAARGASVVGCITIGTGVGMGVMVDGRVFRGATGAAGEIGYLPYGRTRVADEPGEPPARGHLEEATAAQSVVRGARELGLGTARSAREVFRLAREGDELAQRVVAEEADRLAYTVASVAAVIDPELIVLGGGVGTAADLLLEPIDRALRSFTPLTTTVVQGELGDDGVLTGAISVGLRAAERLVFERRVGAA
- a CDS encoding HAD family hydrolase, producing the protein MIGLPDTITACLFDLDGVLTGTAVLHREAWKRTFDEFLRSRDGDGFQEFTDNDYAAYVDGRPRADGVREFLRSRGIELPEGTPDDAVDAPTVNGVGNRKNELLLKIIDEHGVDPYPGSVRYLEEARRRGLRIAVVTSSANGAKVLDAADLSRFVQARVDGLVIRRDGLKGKPAPDSFLAGAKELGVAPEQAAVFEDAQSGVQAGKAGGFGYVVGVNRQNQAAELRAHGADIVVDDLAELLEAK
- a CDS encoding glycoside hydrolase family 65 protein, which codes for MTEHGYECAPWELRWRGLDVDALQRTESAFAVSNGHIGLRGTLEEGEPRGLPGTYLNGFYEQHELPYAEGGYGYPEEGQTVVNVTDGKIIRLLVEDEPLDMRYGIATAHDRVLDFRKGTLRRVTEWSSPTGRRVRVTTERLVSFTQRAVAAIRYEVEPLDEDLQLVVQSDLLANEPIESDTRDPRVAAALHAPLVGEFSQASGYQAVLVHQTRMSGLRIAAAMDHKIEVDDGLRTRIHAEEDLARLTAAVDVPKGGRLRLTKFLAYGWSAQRSAPALRAQVEAALAGARQTGWKGLAAEQRQFLDDFWATSDIEIEGDPELQQAVRFALFHLLQAGARGETRAIAGKGLTGPGYDGHAFWDTETFVLPVLTYTMPDAARDALVWRHSTMDKARDRATQLGLHGAAFPWRSITGAECSAYWPAGTAAFHVSADIADAVVRYVNATGDEQFERACGAELLLETARLWASLGHFDHHGHFRIDGVTGPDEYSAVADNNVYTNLMARKNLLAAADACERHPEVAREFGADAPEIDSWRAAAEAMALPYDQELGVHPQSEGFLQHAEWDFAGTEDDSYPLLLNYPYFDLYRKQVVKQADLVLALHLCGDSFSPEEKARDFAYYEARTVRDSSLSAGTQAVIAAEVGHLQLAYDYLAEAALTDLHDVHNNVRNGLHMASLAGAWQATVAGFGGLRDHGGQLSFAPRLAAELGSLTFRLAFRGTRFQVSIRPDAATYQVLSGPHLDLVHHGERFTVTEQPVELTIPKIDPGPAPVQPFGRAPARRDPAKARQFRSE